From the Fibrobacter sp. UWB11 genome, one window contains:
- a CDS encoding S41 family peptidase, with product MATLSALCIANAATDKKTPPGDFYDEVSRLNKVLSEVNRKYVENVNPTELTDAAINGIRNILDPHTTVFAPKDYESLRVSMEGKFGGVGITISLRDNILTVISPLSGTPAFKLGIRAGDRIRKIDGKETKGMSLDDAVNKLRGKIGTDVTVAIEREGVPDLMDFTITRAEIIVHAVPYYGMVTPDIGYIKLATFSDKTTSDVENAIRGLQKQGMKKLILDMRYNPGGLLNQAIEISELFLKPGNVIVSTRGRTQKTESASRRNPMLKSDVPMVVLVNQGSASAAEIVSGALQDWDRALIVGKTSFGKGSVQTIFPLDNQGNALKLTTAFYYLPFGRCINKPENGIKGLKLQEEEDIDEESETAKTDSVKTDTAKRDTFYTNNGRMMFGGGGITPDVDVELDPMPWVVQVQERMAMYFKFAVKIRPSLEKAGVKMNSEWVVPDSLFTQFKAFCKKDTNFMKVKSNALVGVDQLEKSIIREQNYMGDSAKTISDSTLVKRISEMRKALEDNRDAQFEANKDYIKDGIKRELLTAFVNDSVSTAFSLKRDKQLNEAIKYLSDMQLFKKSISAPPKAKKNTAKAKK from the coding sequence ATGGCTACGCTGTCCGCGCTTTGCATCGCGAACGCAGCTACCGACAAGAAAACTCCTCCTGGAGATTTTTACGACGAAGTTTCACGATTGAACAAGGTTCTTTCCGAAGTCAACCGCAAGTACGTTGAAAACGTAAATCCGACTGAACTTACGGATGCTGCCATCAATGGCATCAGAAACATTCTGGACCCGCACACGACAGTTTTCGCCCCCAAGGACTACGAAAGCCTCCGCGTTTCGATGGAAGGCAAGTTCGGTGGCGTCGGCATTACCATCAGCCTGCGAGACAACATCCTTACGGTTATTTCACCGCTTTCCGGCACGCCGGCATTCAAGCTCGGCATCCGCGCTGGTGACCGTATCCGCAAAATCGACGGTAAAGAAACAAAAGGCATGTCACTTGACGACGCCGTCAACAAGCTCCGTGGTAAAATCGGTACGGACGTAACCGTCGCCATTGAACGCGAAGGCGTTCCCGACCTCATGGACTTTACCATCACCAGAGCAGAAATTATCGTGCACGCCGTTCCGTACTACGGCATGGTAACTCCGGATATCGGCTATATCAAGCTTGCCACCTTTAGCGACAAGACCACAAGCGATGTCGAAAACGCTATCCGTGGCCTCCAGAAGCAAGGCATGAAAAAGCTCATCCTCGATATGCGCTACAATCCGGGTGGACTTTTGAACCAAGCTATCGAAATCAGTGAACTTTTCTTGAAGCCGGGTAATGTCATTGTAAGCACTCGCGGACGCACCCAAAAAACAGAAAGCGCCTCCCGCAGAAATCCGATGCTCAAGTCGGACGTGCCGATGGTCGTTCTCGTGAACCAGGGTTCTGCTAGTGCCGCAGAAATTGTCTCCGGTGCACTTCAGGATTGGGACCGAGCCCTCATCGTCGGTAAGACTTCTTTCGGTAAGGGTTCCGTGCAGACAATCTTCCCGCTCGACAATCAGGGCAACGCGCTCAAGCTTACCACCGCATTCTATTACCTCCCCTTCGGCCGTTGCATCAACAAGCCTGAAAACGGCATCAAGGGACTCAAGCTCCAGGAAGAAGAAGACATTGATGAAGAATCAGAAACTGCAAAGACTGATTCTGTAAAGACCGACACCGCAAAGCGTGACACATTCTACACGAACAATGGCCGTATGATGTTTGGCGGCGGCGGCATTACGCCGGACGTTGACGTGGAACTCGATCCGATGCCTTGGGTTGTCCAGGTGCAGGAACGTATGGCCATGTACTTCAAGTTTGCAGTCAAGATTCGTCCGAGCCTCGAAAAAGCAGGCGTCAAGATGAACTCCGAATGGGTTGTGCCGGATTCGCTCTTCACACAGTTCAAGGCTTTCTGCAAGAAAGACACGAACTTCATGAAGGTCAAGAGCAACGCTCTCGTTGGCGTGGATCAACTTGAAAAGAGCATCATCCGCGAACAGAACTACATGGGCGACAGCGCAAAGACCATTTCTGATTCTACGCTCGTGAAGCGTATCAGCGAAATGCGCAAGGCTCTTGAAGATAACCGCGATGCCCAGTTCGAAGCCAACAAGGACTACATCAAGGACGGCATCAAGCGAGAACTTCTCACCGCTTTTGTGAACGACTCCGTCAGCACAGCATTCTCGCTCAAGCGCGACAAGCAGTTGAACGAAGCCATCAAGTACTTAAGCGACATGCAGCTCTTCAAGAAGTCTATCAGCGCACCGCCAAAGGCTAAGAAGAACACCGCAAAAGCAAAGAAGTAA
- a CDS encoding RNA polymerase sigma factor RpoD/SigA produces the protein MKTLNNRDQKDIYMQYLNDISRYPLLTREQETILLQKSAQGNKAALDMLVNSNLRFVVNIANLYKGRGLDIMELINEGNMGLIEAARRFDRSQNIKFISYAVWWIRQNITRALAEKGRMIRISAEKELMLRRFARHAKDMHQVIGGTFTINTQNLEGLSKYKANEIEKILMMGSTASSLDAPVNEDGDATLGDTISDSQSRTDELANENNRAEVFNKVMDKNLSSQEKEIIKLYYGFKMDSDLNLKEIAPMVGLSKERVRQLKENALNKLRDAEVERLLCEAA, from the coding sequence ATGAAAACCCTTAACAATCGAGATCAAAAAGACATTTACATGCAATATCTGAACGACATTTCCCGTTACCCGTTACTGACAAGAGAACAGGAAACGATATTGCTCCAGAAGTCTGCACAAGGCAACAAAGCGGCCTTGGATATGTTAGTCAACTCCAATCTCCGTTTCGTCGTGAATATCGCAAATCTTTACAAAGGCCGCGGTCTCGACATCATGGAACTGATCAATGAAGGGAACATGGGTCTCATTGAAGCCGCACGCCGCTTTGACCGCTCCCAGAATATTAAGTTTATCAGCTACGCTGTATGGTGGATTCGTCAGAACATCACCCGCGCACTCGCTGAAAAGGGTCGCATGATCCGCATCAGCGCCGAAAAGGAATTGATGTTGCGCCGTTTTGCCCGCCACGCAAAGGATATGCACCAGGTGATTGGCGGAACATTCACCATCAACACTCAGAATCTCGAAGGCCTTTCCAAGTACAAGGCAAACGAAATTGAAAAGATTTTGATGATGGGTTCTACCGCTTCTTCCCTCGATGCCCCGGTCAACGAAGATGGCGACGCAACGCTCGGCGATACCATTTCTGATTCTCAGAGCCGCACCGACGAACTTGCCAATGAAAACAACCGCGCAGAAGTGTTTAACAAGGTAATGGACAAGAACCTCTCCAGCCAAGAAAAGGAAATCATCAAGCTCTATTACGGTTTCAAGATGGATTCCGACTTGAACTTGAAGGAAATTGCTCCGATGGTGGGTCTCTCCAAGGAACGCGTCCGCCAGCTCAAGGAAAACGCTCTGAACAAGCTCCGCGATGCCGAAGTCGAACGCCTCCTCTGCGAAGCTGCCTAA
- a CDS encoding sensor histidine kinase, with product MNDNSSTNRTDNRLGFFQRTRNKFAVLQEIGFERNENKLRELLKDERDLVQFPIPLFLPAFLVWLFMLLFPLVLILDPTNALKMSVDIKGLVGFYLPMLSTVFIFILNQRFLVPQLVFKKRYALYFVCNSILVVATLFFREVAFFVMERSPNEGVGDFFSSYCFSFVKGHFGVWPVISFTILVVFVCVLCVLYHVMFRQIVRAFILREQKRSELQYELDFLKNQLSPHFLFNTLNNISALIQIDPKRAESSMNKLSQLLRMMLYQVKDKYITLQEDVDILQKYADLEKLRLDEGFDFVFKVELENPKLMIEPLLMMPLMENAMKHCVNPNGKSFAHITITQKSDELHFHSENSNFPRKSSRKGSGLGLSTFEKRLDLIYLDSYEYSVNIVDGAYISDLTIHLKKENS from the coding sequence ATGAATGACAATTCTTCTACAAATCGTACAGACAACCGCTTGGGATTTTTCCAAAGAACTCGTAACAAATTTGCCGTTTTGCAAGAAATTGGTTTTGAACGCAATGAAAACAAACTACGGGAGCTGCTGAAAGACGAACGAGACCTAGTGCAGTTCCCGATTCCGCTATTCTTGCCGGCGTTTTTAGTTTGGCTGTTCATGCTTTTGTTTCCGTTGGTGCTTATTCTGGACCCGACAAATGCATTGAAAATGAGTGTGGACATTAAAGGGCTTGTGGGCTTTTATTTGCCCATGCTCAGTACGGTTTTCATTTTTATTTTGAACCAAAGGTTTTTGGTGCCGCAACTTGTATTTAAAAAACGTTATGCACTTTACTTCGTGTGTAACTCGATATTGGTGGTGGCGACACTGTTCTTTAGAGAAGTGGCGTTCTTTGTGATGGAACGTTCTCCCAACGAAGGCGTTGGAGACTTCTTTAGTTCCTATTGTTTCTCGTTTGTTAAAGGACATTTTGGCGTTTGGCCCGTTATATCGTTTACTATCCTAGTTGTGTTTGTTTGCGTTCTTTGCGTGTTATATCATGTGATGTTCCGCCAGATTGTGCGTGCGTTTATTTTGCGCGAACAGAAACGCTCGGAGTTGCAGTATGAACTGGATTTTTTGAAGAACCAGTTGAGTCCGCATTTTCTCTTTAATACGTTGAATAACATTTCTGCTTTAATCCAGATTGATCCGAAACGTGCTGAAAGTTCCATGAATAAACTTTCGCAACTTTTGAGAATGATGCTGTACCAAGTCAAGGACAAGTATATCACGTTACAAGAAGATGTGGATATTTTGCAAAAGTATGCGGACTTGGAAAAACTCCGTCTTGATGAAGGTTTTGACTTTGTCTTTAAAGTAGAACTTGAAAATCCGAAATTGATGATAGAACCTTTGCTGATGATGCCTTTGATGGAAAATGCGATGAAACATTGCGTGAATCCAAATGGCAAGAGCTTTGCGCATATCACCATTACGCAGAAGAGCGATGAACTTCATTTCCATTCTGAAAATTCCAATTTCCCGAGAAAGTCGAGCCGCAAGGGAAGTGGGCTAGGACTTTCTACTTTTGAAAAGCGATTGGACTTGATATATCTGGATTCTTATGAGTATTCTGTGAATATTGTCGATGGTGCGTATATCAGTGATTTGACAATTCACTTGAAAAAAGAAAATTCATAA